The Aureispira anguillae genome contains a region encoding:
- a CDS encoding aspartate kinase — translation MMRVFKFGGASIKDADSIRNVASIVRRYNSDQLTIIISASGKTTNAMEEVLTAYWKKQTSEMKACLDKVKKNHKQIMDDLFDTAQHAIYSEVHDIFVDLDWILEEEPQDEFDYLYDQIVSTGELLSTKIVSAYLNEIGLATTWLDVRDCIRTDNTYRDANINWQETEAAIQARVPALMAKGLVVTQGFLGGTTENFTTTLGREGSDFTAAIFSYCLDAQDMSIWKDVPGVLTADPRLFDDTELVEQLSYAEAIEMTYYGAQVIHPKTIRPLQNKKIPLYVKSFVNPEGVGTAIGAFDITEYPPMIVVKKNQALLRMVSKDFFFVDEAKFSKLFEALANRRIKVNMTQNTALAFSVCVNDVPNKINQLVADLEANYEVEKIENLKLVTIRHSSAKLFDQIVGERKIFLEEKIGSNIQLVMGKDEVL, via the coding sequence ATGATGCGAGTATTTAAATTTGGAGGAGCGTCAATCAAAGATGCAGACTCCATTAGAAATGTGGCAAGTATTGTGCGTCGCTACAACAGCGACCAATTGACAATTATCATTTCTGCTTCTGGAAAGACAACCAATGCTATGGAAGAAGTATTGACTGCTTATTGGAAGAAACAAACCAGTGAAATGAAAGCCTGCTTGGATAAGGTCAAGAAGAATCATAAACAGATTATGGACGATTTGTTCGATACGGCACAACATGCTATATACAGTGAGGTTCATGATATATTTGTTGATTTAGATTGGATTCTAGAAGAGGAACCCCAAGATGAATTTGATTATTTATACGACCAAATCGTAAGCACAGGAGAGCTTTTGTCAACAAAAATTGTTAGTGCCTACCTTAATGAAATAGGATTAGCGACAACTTGGTTGGACGTTAGAGATTGCATTCGAACGGATAACACCTATAGAGATGCTAATATTAATTGGCAAGAAACAGAAGCGGCTATTCAAGCAAGGGTTCCTGCTTTAATGGCAAAGGGCTTGGTGGTAACGCAAGGCTTTTTAGGGGGAACAACAGAGAATTTTACGACTACTTTAGGGCGAGAGGGGTCTGACTTTACAGCGGCTATTTTCTCTTATTGCTTAGATGCCCAAGATATGTCTATTTGGAAAGATGTCCCAGGTGTTTTAACTGCGGATCCTCGTTTGTTTGATGATACAGAACTTGTTGAGCAGCTTTCTTATGCTGAGGCAATCGAAATGACCTATTATGGTGCGCAGGTTATTCATCCTAAAACAATACGACCTTTACAAAATAAAAAAATTCCATTGTACGTAAAGTCTTTTGTTAATCCTGAAGGAGTTGGAACCGCAATTGGCGCTTTTGATATAACGGAATACCCTCCAATGATTGTTGTAAAGAAGAATCAAGCGCTTTTGCGCATGGTGTCCAAAGATTTCTTTTTTGTAGATGAAGCAAAGTTTTCTAAACTCTTTGAGGCACTTGCTAACCGCCGAATTAAGGTGAATATGACTCAGAATACAGCCCTTGCTTTTTCGGTTTGTGTTAATGATGTACCCAACAAAATTAATCAATTGGTTGCGGACTTAGAAGCTAATTATGAGGTTGAAAAAATTGAAAACCTTAAGTTGGTTACCATTCGCCATTCTTCTGCCAAACTTTTTGACCAAATTGTTGGTGAACGAAAGATATTTTTAGAAGAAAAGATTGGTTCTAATATTCAATTGGTTATGGGCAAGGATGAAGTGCTGTAA
- a CDS encoding OmpA family protein → MHKLLAILSILLLLSVGTAQAQKTQVIYLENPSFEDQPRAGRTPDGWIDCGHSQESPPDIQPYGGFNVTRPAQDGRTFVGLVSRDNKTWEAVAQRLTDPLQKGACYKFSLQACRSTTYMSPTKKNQSQPTNFNKGLVLRIWGGNNECDRAELLDELKEPVEHSDWRAYEFEFNPKNNDYHFICIEAYYKTPTFSWYNGNILIDNASEIFSCEIPTDNNPIAENTPKETPKNPKTDPKINIKPTKDPLEVNTKPNTSAQNITTVDKGNFDPSKIVAKELKVGHKFRLENLYFQADSASISRNGKKVLLGLYQFLKNNPKLALEIGGHTNGLPPDDYCDKLSTLRAKNVVAFLRKEGIQQDRMGYKGYGKRKPIGDNKTKDGQRRNQRVEIIITDISSRYK, encoded by the coding sequence ATGCATAAGTTATTAGCCATACTATCTATCTTATTGTTATTAAGTGTGGGAACCGCACAAGCCCAAAAAACACAAGTAATTTATTTAGAAAATCCATCTTTTGAAGATCAACCTCGTGCTGGAAGAACTCCAGATGGGTGGATAGATTGTGGACATAGCCAAGAATCGCCCCCTGATATACAGCCGTATGGAGGATTTAATGTTACTCGCCCTGCACAAGACGGGCGTACCTTTGTTGGCTTAGTCAGCCGAGATAACAAAACTTGGGAAGCCGTTGCTCAACGCTTGACAGATCCTCTTCAAAAAGGAGCCTGTTATAAATTTTCGTTGCAAGCTTGTCGATCAACGACCTATATGAGCCCAACGAAAAAAAACCAAAGTCAACCTACTAATTTTAACAAAGGTTTAGTACTTCGCATCTGGGGAGGCAATAATGAATGTGATCGAGCAGAGCTTTTGGACGAACTCAAAGAACCTGTTGAACACTCTGATTGGCGAGCCTACGAGTTTGAATTTAATCCCAAAAATAATGATTACCATTTTATTTGCATTGAGGCTTATTACAAAACGCCTACCTTTTCTTGGTACAATGGAAATATCCTAATTGATAATGCTTCTGAAATTTTCTCTTGCGAAATCCCAACGGATAATAATCCAATTGCTGAAAATACGCCCAAAGAAACACCAAAAAACCCAAAAACTGATCCTAAAATCAATATTAAACCAACAAAAGATCCATTAGAGGTTAATACGAAACCCAATACTTCTGCTCAAAATATTACGACAGTTGATAAAGGAAACTTTGACCCTAGCAAAATTGTAGCTAAGGAGCTTAAAGTTGGGCATAAATTCAGGTTGGAAAATCTTTATTTTCAAGCAGATTCTGCCTCTATCTCTAGAAATGGGAAAAAGGTCTTGCTAGGATTGTATCAGTTCTTAAAAAACAACCCTAAGCTCGCTTTAGAAATTGGAGGGCACACCAATGGTCTTCCGCCAGATGACTATTGCGACAAATTATCTACTTTACGTGCCAAAAATGTGGTCGCTTTTCTCAGAAAAGAAGGAATTCAACAAGATAGAATGGGCTACAAAGGCTATGGCAAACGAAAACCCATTGGAGATAATAAAACCAAAGATGGACAACGCCGAAACCAACGCGTTGAGATTATTATTACGGATATTTCGTCTCGGTATAAGTAA
- a CDS encoding DUF4159 domain-containing protein — protein MKYTGLLTALLISIFSFSFSTLENAPALKFGLLKYNGGGDWYSNPTALPNLAKFCNEKLHTNIDPNYETIDVGSAEIFNYSFVHMTGHGNVVFSEADAENLRLYLQSGGFLHIDDNYGMDPFVRIAMKQVFPELEWVELPFSHEIYHKTFEFKTGIPKIHKHDGKPAQGFALVWEGRVVCFYSYETDLGDGWEDQEVHNDTEEMRIKALQMGANIVQFAYEQ, from the coding sequence ATGAAATATACAGGATTGTTGACGGCTTTACTAATAAGCATTTTTTCTTTTTCGTTTAGCACTTTGGAGAATGCTCCTGCTCTAAAATTTGGTCTGCTCAAATATAATGGAGGAGGGGATTGGTATTCTAATCCAACGGCTTTGCCTAATTTGGCAAAGTTCTGCAATGAAAAATTGCATACCAATATTGATCCCAATTACGAAACGATAGATGTAGGGAGTGCCGAAATTTTTAATTATTCTTTTGTTCATATGACAGGACATGGAAATGTTGTGTTTTCGGAGGCAGATGCTGAAAATTTGCGTTTGTATCTACAGTCGGGCGGTTTTTTGCACATTGATGATAATTATGGAATGGATCCTTTTGTTAGAATTGCAATGAAACAAGTATTTCCAGAATTGGAATGGGTAGAATTGCCTTTCTCTCATGAAATTTATCACAAGACCTTTGAATTTAAAACAGGCATTCCTAAAATTCATAAGCACGATGGCAAGCCTGCACAAGGTTTTGCTTTGGTCTGGGAAGGAAGAGTCGTTTGTTTTTATAGCTATGAAACGGATTTGGGCGATGGCTGGGAAGATCAAGAAGTGCACAATGATACCGAAGAAATGCGCATCAAAGCATTACAAATGGGAGCAAATATTGTACAGTTTGCTTATGAGCAATAA
- the def gene encoding peptide deformylase: MKLPIYAYGHPILRKETEEIDENYPDLKKLLADMFETMYHTKGMGLAAPQIGRNIRIFLVDTEQLDTEDREEEASEYIKEVFINPIIMDESGKRWEYEEGCLSIPDVRGNVARQPKVRIEYYDANFELQDKIFDGITARVIQHEYDHLEGVLFVDLLKPLKKRFVKKRLDKIKKGQIQADYKLVFAR, encoded by the coding sequence ATGAAATTACCAATATATGCCTATGGGCATCCCATTCTAAGAAAAGAGACAGAAGAAATAGACGAAAACTATCCTGATTTAAAAAAATTATTGGCTGATATGTTTGAAACAATGTATCATACCAAGGGAATGGGATTAGCAGCTCCTCAAATTGGTCGGAATATTCGAATATTTTTGGTAGATACAGAGCAGTTGGATACAGAAGATAGAGAGGAAGAAGCTAGTGAGTATATTAAAGAAGTCTTTATTAATCCAATTATAATGGATGAATCTGGCAAACGCTGGGAATATGAGGAAGGTTGTTTGAGTATTCCTGATGTTCGTGGAAATGTGGCTCGTCAACCCAAAGTAAGGATAGAATATTACGATGCTAATTTTGAACTTCAAGATAAAATTTTTGATGGTATAACAGCTCGTGTTATCCAGCATGAATACGATCATTTGGAGGGCGTTTTGTTTGTGGATTTATTAAAACCTCTAAAAAAGCGTTTTGTTAAGAAACGTTTGGACAAAATTAAAAAAGGGCAAATTCAAGCGGATTATAAATTGGTTTTTGCAAGGTAA
- a CDS encoding YdeI/OmpD-associated family protein, producing MKKHQFSAIIQASDRGGAFVLVPFDVEKEMGAKRPKVAVLFEGQESYRGTLVRMKTSSHILIVRKDIRLAINKQIGDHINVELWLDTAARVVEIPPHLQKAFETEQKAANFFKTLSYTCQKEYANYITSAKRESTKERRTLKAIELLQKSIKTPL from the coding sequence ATGAAAAAACATCAATTTTCTGCCATTATACAAGCATCTGATAGAGGAGGCGCATTTGTTCTTGTTCCTTTTGATGTAGAAAAAGAAATGGGGGCTAAACGCCCTAAAGTAGCCGTTCTCTTCGAAGGACAAGAAAGCTATAGAGGAACGCTTGTTCGAATGAAAACTAGCTCTCATATTTTAATTGTTAGAAAGGATATTCGATTAGCCATAAACAAACAAATTGGAGATCATATCAACGTTGAATTATGGCTAGACACAGCAGCGAGGGTTGTCGAAATTCCTCCCCACTTGCAAAAAGCTTTTGAAACAGAACAAAAAGCAGCTAATTTTTTTAAAACGCTTTCTTATACTTGCCAAAAAGAATACGCCAATTATATCACTTCGGCCAAACGAGAAAGTACCAAAGAACGGCGTACCCTCAAGGCTATCGAATTGCTCCAAAAGTCAATAAAAACTCCGTTGTAA